A region of the Jaculus jaculus isolate mJacJac1 chromosome 10, mJacJac1.mat.Y.cur, whole genome shotgun sequence genome:
CAGGGGATAGCCCAGGGCAACCACTGGCCCAATGAGGTCTTGTTCCTCCTGGCTCAGGGCGGACAGCAAGTCTGCTGCAGAATCAGGATGAGATCTATGGGGGTCGAGAGGCTGAGGGGTTCCCCCAAGAGGTGGCAGGCAGGTGTATGGGCTGAGAGACTGAAATATAGACAGGATGGCACGTCAATGATCACAGGAGGTGACACTCAGCAGATCAGGACAATAAGAAGAAGAGGCTTTGTGTCCCACTTTCTGTAGAGTGGAGGGGCCTTAGAGTCCTTAGACTCCGGCTCCTCACTTTCCATTCACTTCACTCAGGTGTTAGAGGCAATCTCAGGAGCACCTCCAAGGGCTGGGGTGAGACTTAAATAAGGCCTGAGCAGAGTGATTAattcgcggggggggggggggttggcacaCAGGAGCTGTCAGCAGAGGCTAGTATTTCATTTACTGCTtaccacactgcaaatgaaatgtGATAGGTAGACCAGGGGTAAGTAATCCCAGCTAcatgggagctgaggcaggaggattgcttgagcccaggagttcaagacaGACCTGGACAACACAGTGAAAGCCCACttcaaaagaaagggaagagctgggcatggtggtgcgcacctttaatcccagcacttgggaggcagaagtagtcctgaaactacatagtgaatttcaagtcagcctggggctagagtgagaccctacctcataaaaccacaaaaagaaagaaagggagctggagagatggcttagcggttaaggcatttgcctgcaaagccaaaggatcccagtttgattctccaggacccatgtaagccagatgcacaaggtggcgcatgcatctggagtttgtttgcaatggttggaggccctggagtgcccattctttccatctccctctctacttctttttctctctcaaataaataactattttttaaaaaaaaaaaaaagaaagaagttgggcatggcctttaatcccagcacctgggaggcagaggtaggaggatcaccacgagttcgagttcataatgaattccaggtcagcttgggctagagcaagaccctacttggaaaaaaccaaaaaaaaaaaaaagagagagagagagagagaaaggaaggaagggagagagggaggaaggaaggaagggcggaagaaaggaaggaaggagagatggagggaggaaggaacgaaggaagaaaaaaaagcagtagatgggagaggaagaggagagaaatgagaggggattatgatcaaaggtATTTCCCGTTGGTTTCCTCTGTCTTCTGCAGCAGTTCTGCTTGTCTCTTCACACCTGATCCCCACTACAAGGTGCTAGATCTTTCCCTACACCCTCTTGGCCAGCCCTCTTCGCCTTGTGGTTTTCAGTTGATCTCTCCCCACCCCGCAGTGGCTTGACTGAGCATGTCCACCATCCAGCCCGCCGCCAAACTCACCCAGCGGGAAGCTGCAGTTTTGAGTTGCCTTCAGCAGGCATTCATAGAGCACCCCCTACAGTAGGTGCCCTAAAATAACACATTCCCCTAGATGAAAAAGTCAGGACTGGGTAACTTGACTCACTGCAATCAGGTGACCCGTGCCCACATGGAGAATCCAGAGAGTGGAGAAGGGGAGACTCTGAGCAGGGAACATTCTAGAACTGGGGCTGCAGGCCTCAGACAGGACAGCGCCACAGGGCCAGGTGGGAGGAGATCAAGGAGGATCAAGgggttcgaagccagcctgggactacagagtgaattccgggtcagcctgggctatagtgagaccctacctcgaaaaagacaaaataaataaactatacatATAGATCGAGACTCGTTTAAATGGGAAGCGCAGGGAGGGAGGGTTGAGCGGGGAGGGAGTCAACATCTTGGACGGCCTTGGCTTGCAGAGCCGCGGCCCTGGCTTGCAGAGCCACGGCCTTGGCCGGGCGGGCCCAGTCCTTACCGCCACGGTGGGTTTGTGGCTCCGCAGCGGGGGCATGGCGCCGGCGGTGGAGGGCCGCGCGGGGGCGCCGGGGCTCGGGGGCGCGGGGCCCGGGCCCGGGGTCGCGGGCGGCGCGGGGGCCGCGCTCAGGCTCAGCGCGCGCTGGCGGCGGAAGCGCCGCAGGAGGGCGCGGGGGCGCGCGGCCAGCCCGCTCCCCGACAGCCGCCGCCCGGCCCCCGCCAGCTCCGACCTCACGCTGCGCAGCAGGTCCAGCGAGCTCCGGCGCCGGCCCGGGTTGGGGCTCGAGGGGGAGCTGGGCTGAGGGCTGCTGGAGTCCAGCTCCTCCTCACTGGCAGGGGTGGCGTCTTCCTCGTCTCCgtcctccatctcttcctccgcctcctcttcctcctggggTGACTCCTGGGGTCCAGGCTCTGGGCCTTTGACTTGGGCAGGTGCAGGCGCCAGCCGGTGTTCGTCTTCGGGGCTGACCAGTAAGAGCCAGGCCGGAGGGGCTGACGCTGCCCCCGGGTCACCGCAGTGGTCGGGGCAGGGCTCCCGGGTGACCGCCTCCACCCAGAAGAGAGCCTTTCTTTCCAGGCTGAAGTCGTGCTGCACAGAGAGGCCGATGCCAAAGCTCAGCTGGGGACACGCAGGCCAGGCTCAGCCCTCACTGAAGACCTGGGGACCAGGCTCTCTGGCCTGGGCATCCTCGCAGCCCACTCGCTTCCACTATACCTGTCACTGAGGTGGATGGATATTGGTCGATAATAGCTTAACAGAAAACTGGCATAAAGGACAAAGTGAGGCATGAATTAACAGAATGAGACGCGGTTAAATCCAATACCTAAAAGCTTTCAGTATTCAGCATGCCAACGAACAATTGctaccaaccaaccaacaaaaataaaaatccttgcTCTTGGCAAAGGAGCATCTCTGAGTAGTCAGCCTGGTACAGGGCCTGGCAGAGCGACCTCTTGAAGGGGCACTAATACCCAGCCCCTTGGCTGTCACTCAAGATCATTTTGGGGTCAAGGACCTGTAACAGTCTAAGCACTGTTGAACTCTACTTAGTGGATTTGAGTGTCACTCCTATTTCCCGGTTTTTGAAAACGAGGCTCAGAGAAACGTTACTGTTGAAGCCAGATTGGCGGTGAGGGGCTGAGCTCCTATGTCCAGCTCCCTGGCTGCGAGCTTCCTCTGCGGCACTCTGCCTAAGAAAGCAACCTGGAGCCCACATAAATAATCGAACTTGAGAGTTTGTAAACAGGGCAAGCCACCAAGGCATTCCCATTTGttacttttaaagttaaaaacaaaaacaaacaacttcaataaaaacataaatagttTAGAGGTGCTGGTATTGGCCAGTGGTAGGACACTTGCTTAGCACGTtcagggccctgggtttgatcccccgcATGgcacaaataaatgcataatgaatagggtttttttttttttttttggttggcatgggaagtgagggagggggaagaggcaggTCATCAGAAAGGCATACGGACACTGGCACACTGAAACTGCAGGAACTCTCTACTCTCTCTTTCCAGGTCACTGCCATGTCCCTCTCCTGGGGACTGGCACATAACTCAGTTGCTCTAGTTGGTCTTTCTGAGGCCAAGGATTTGTTTGTATCTTCAGGGCACAAGCCAGGCCAGGCACAGCATGGACACATACAAGCATGTgcagaataaagaagaaaaagcttggcctggagatgtggcttagtggttaaggtgcttgcctgcaaaggcaaaggacccaggtttgattcccaggacctacataagccagatgcacatggagttcgtttgcagtggctggaggccctggtgtgcccattctctccctcataaataaataaaattaaaaaatatttttaaaaaattaaattaaaaagaagaaaaagcttgGAGTAAAACCAGGCAGAGGATGAGGGAGGGAAAAGACAGCTTCATAACTGAGGCATAGTCCAAGGGAACAGACTGAGAGATAGAGGCAGCCAGCGGGTCTTAGAGGAATGAAAAGACCCAGTGACTCAATAGAATATCAAcactttttgtatttgtttgtttatttgcagagagagagaatatgaatgagcatgccagtgcttcttgccgctgcaaatgaactcccacgTTCACAAAGTGTGAGACtagatctgattttctttttcatcttagcTGACAACTTATTGACTAGTCCCTCTGTTTCCTATTGCTTGAAATGCCTCCTAATTACTTACTCAAGCCCAATCTGTATTAAGACCGATTCCTGGACTTTCTACTGTGTACCTTTCATCTGCCTAGCAGAGTATCATAGTTAAATTATTGAAAAGTGGGAAAGCCAGTTCgcctcatttatttatattttgtctcCAGAGTTCTTCTGgctgttcttgtttgtttttcttttctttttgtttctgtttttcaaggcagggtttcactgtagctcaggctgacctggagtcactttgtagtctcagggtggcctcgaactcagcaattctctacctctgcctcttgagtgctgggattaaaggcgtgtgccaaccttgtttgtttttcttatgaaACTTGGAATCATCTTGTGTCCATGTGAACTTTCTGTCAACCCCATGATTATCTATGTTACAGCagaggcaagtgttctaccactgagctatatcctcagcctatatatatatagtataaataTCAGAGCTCTCCCCCTAAATCTTGAAGTAAGCTTGATTCTCTAGAAACTcaaatctctctcttcctctctctctctctttggtttttcaaggtagggtctcactctagccatgctgacctggaacccactctataGTCCCAACTGGTCTCACATGTTTAGGTATTCCCTCCACCTCCTTTGAAACAGAGCTTCTCATTGGCCTGGCACTCTCCAGTTaggctagctagactggctggcaaaTGAGTCCAAGGGATTCCCATGTCTCTGCTGGAACTGTAGGCTCACACCATCACATCTGCCTTTGTTTCCCCccttgggtttttcaaggtagggtctcgctctagcccaggctgacctggaattcactatggagtctcaggctggcctcgaactcatggcgatcctcctacctctgcctcccgagtgctgggattaaaggtgtgcaccaccacacctgacacatctgccatttttaccatgggtactgggggttgTGGGTTCTAAAGTTCCTGGAAAGCAGCCACATCTACATCAAACAGAcacttattgcccacctctgtgtctgacctgacATCCTATAATTAGCCGGTAATTTCTTTGGAATGTACTAATAAACTatcagcttccaccaacccaaaagctaaTAATATCATCAAATAGAATCTGAGGCCCATAGCAGAAATTGTCCTACTTTGCTGAAACCCACCTACTTGATGTTtctaccaatgtatttgaaaagtactTTGACTTATGACTTCTTTTTCTGTTACTATAGAATCTTCATGAAATggttaacatgttggaacatggaatttgggataagctaaatctgtgttcctggcccatggtcactcatatttggatccagaataaacactcttttattccctttgaggtaaGAGTTGTTTTTTCCATTGTCAGGACTGAATTCAGGTCGTTACGCTTGCAAAGCACTCTGATGCCTGAGCTATCTGCCGAGGCCCTCTCCGGAGTGATTATGTGGCAGGAGGTAGAGCAGAGAGGAGGGGTACGCGCACCCCCCAGTGACAGTTGGCTCACACAGGCTGCCTCTCAGTTATCCTCAGCTTCAAACAAGGCCCACAGCCACCCTGCCGCCAACCTCTTCCTCTGtggacttcttttctttctcaagcatatttctttatttatgggagtgagagaatgagaacgaaTATGGGAGTGCTAGGACTTCCTACTGCCACAAACGAACCTCAGACACAcgcgtcattttgtgcatctggtttcccaTGGGGAGTTTGACCTGAGCTGCCCGGTTTGGCGAGCAAGCaacttgaaccactgagccatctcttcagccccagttgaCTGATTTTCAAACTCCCTGAGCTATTTAACAGCAGACCAAGGGGCCTGGGCCTCAGACTGCAGAGTCAAGGACAAAGAGCAAGAGAGACCGATGAGAAGAAACACTTACCATGGAGCCCAGCAGAAGCTCTCTGCAGGCCGGGACGCTGAGCTCTGGTGCAGGGAGAGGCTGTGTATCAGTCACAAAGCCCTTGGGCACCTTGAAGGGGACGCCATCGAGGGCACTCATTCTGCTAGAGGAGCACAGCGTTGGCTCAGTAGGGCTGGGCAAACCGTCTGGTGGCAGGAAGTGTAGAATCCTGAGGACCAGGCACGGGCCACACTCTCCAGTGTGGTTGCTTTGCTGGGCCCCCAAAGCTGGAAAGGAAAAGGTGAGTGGCCCGGGCTGCAGAAGGCGGGAAATGAATAAGAACAGAGCATTTATATGACAGGAATTGACTAACTGATATTTGATATCTAAGTCACTCTAAACGGTTGTTTCCCAAAACATGTTCCTCAACACTAGTGCTACCACAATTCACTTAACAGTTGTCATTCCAAtgtttaaagaagaaacaaaactacacacacacaaaaatttttttttgattttccgaggtaaggtctcagcccaggctgacctggaattcactatgtagtctagggtggcctcaaacccatggtgatcctcctacctctgcttcccaagtgctgggattcaaggtctgtgccaccatacctggtcacAAGTTCTTCCTAATTAATTTTGTTATCAGTATCATCTTGATACCAAccttgagaagaaaataaaaaaccacCCTCTCACAAACGTAAGTGGAAAAATATTAACAAGCATAATTATGGATAGAGCAATGCAGTATTGCCAAGCTGAATTTATTCCTGAAAGGAGAGACTAGCTTAGTACTCCAAAGCTAGCCAACAGGAATGatgataaaaatcaacaaaataaagtgaaaattttaCATGATTACATGCCTCCACTGAGGTAGAAAATTAAGAAACAGAGGGCTGGGGTTAgacagatggttcagcggttaagtgtgcttcctgcagagtgtgaggacctgaggggACCTGAaaccacccaggttcaaatttcctgagcccacataaatagctgggcatggccacatgcacttataaccccagtcccacaaagcagagcagagaccagggaacccCCCTGGCTTGGCAAGCTCTGACATTAGTAGGAGACTCGCTGTAGTTCAAGAAGGATGGGAGGAGGAACCATGGGCAGGACACCTGCTCTGGCCACCGCAGGCAGGTACTCAGTCCCCCCCCACCTTGTTGCAGAGTATATGGGGTGCTGCAAGGACACACGTGTACATATCAGTGGCAGAATGCTTAGCTAGAATACATGAAACTATGTTCAATCCCCAactgaaaagaaaggaggaaggaggtggggaggaaaaacagaaacagcTCTTAGCAATTTAGGATAAGaaggtaattttcttttctttttttttaaatttttaaattttttattttattttattttttaaattatttatttatttatttgagagcgacaggcacagagagaaagacagatagagggagagagagagaatgggcgcgccagggcttccagcctctgcaaacgaactccagacgcgtgcgcccccttgtgcatctggctaacgtgggacctggggaaccgagcctcgaacctgggtccttaggcttcacaggcaagcacttaaccgccaagccatctctccagcccaaatttttttatttatttgagagcaacagacagagagagaagaggaagatagagagaatgggcatgccagggcctccagcctctgcaaatcgaactccagatgcgtgtgcccccttgtgcatctggctaatgtgggtcctggggaattgagccttgaacctgggtccttaggcttcacaggcaagcgcttaaccgctaagccatctctccagccctagaaggtaattttcttaataaataataataataataataataataaatgcagaGTAGCCCTTAAGACATCTAcagcaagcacttcacttaatgttgAAATACTCAGAGGCATCTCCAAGACTGAAAATGAGACAAGGGTGTCACCATCATTTCTTCTGCTCAACATTGCACTAGACTGTGCAGAAAGCAAGGGAAAATAATACAAGTATGAAgattagagaaaaagaaataaaataaccatatttattgatgacatgattatatgaGAAAGATCCAAAAGAATCTATGAATTAAAAACtctcaaagccgggcatggtggtgcacacctttaatcccagcacttgggaggcagaggcaggaggtggcacaagttcaaggccaccctgagaatacatggtgaattccaggttagccctccctggactagagtaagaccttacctcaaaaaaaaaaaaaaaaaagaaagaaaagaaaataaagaaagaaaaaaagattctatCTATATGGCAATAAGTGGTTGGATCAATTAGACATCTatctgggaggaaaaaaaaaacaaacaaccttgGATCAGGTATAGTACTTGTTTAGCAAGCTTgaggttcaatacccagcactgAACCGGGTAGGGGGAACTTGGCCTCTACCTCatatcacacacaaaaatcagagctggagagatggctcagtagttggcagtacttgcttgcaaaggtttgATTTAGGCTCACATCTACCTGTAATATCAATCTGGACTCCTGCCCACAGTCTGACATTGTGCAAACATCAGGGCGGACCAGCGGGTATATCTATTACGCAACATAATCTGTCATCCCGGCAGGATGACGCAAAAGACCCTGCTGCTTGGGGTCATTGTGCGGTCATCCCGTTTCCCTGGGACAGCCTGTAGAGGTAAGTAAGGTGGGTAATCTGAGCACAGACAGGTCAAGTGAGGGCAGGTGGGCAAATCCCTTAATTACCTCATCTCCTCCCCCATCTGTCCATTCCTGTATCTTTCTGCCTATGGGATTCATCTCTTCCATGCCTGGAGCCACGTCCCCACCCCTGTGGGTTCTCTGTGCTGCCTCTGCAGGGCAGGATCCGGCAGGTCCTGTCAGCGCCTTCTTACCAGCATGTCTGAGGTAGAAGGGCGGAACAGGAGACAGAGAAGTCCACAGagttggtctttaaaaaaaagttttttttaagtcgggtgtggtggtgcacgtcttcaatcccagcactggggaggcagaggtaggatggccaccatgagtttaaggccaccctgagactacatagtgaattccaggccaacctgagctagagtgagaatctactttgaaaaacaaacaaacaaaatatttggaggagagagaaaaaaaaaagaaagaatggtgacaccaaaatgaaccccagatgcatgggtcactttgtgcatctgcctttacatggacactggggaatggaacctggtcaggccttgtaagtaagtgcctctaaccaccgagccatccctctagccccagaatTGTCATTTTGGATTTATCATTTACAACCTCAGTAATAGTTTGGATTTTGAACTGTGGGGAAAGGCCCAGGTTCTATTGAGACTTGGTGTGAACTGACTGCCCATTAGGAGGTATAGCGCACCCCTCTTGCCCATTCTCAACCCACTACTGGCATTCTAACAGCTGTTCTCTACATAGCCCTGTTCTTACTTCTGGCATAATGCTGAGACTAAAAAATGGTAACACGTGAGATACGGCCACGCTAGAACACGCGCTGCATGTCTGTGGAAGGGGCACGTTACTAGTCCTTCTGCGGCTTGCCTTGGACCCTCAAGGGGAGGAGACAGGGTCAGAGACTTCCAGAGAAGGCCAGCGTGAGCCAGGGAGCAGGGCAGGATCCTGCGGCCGAGTGAGGGAGTAGCAAGCTGCTTGTGTAGACGGCGTGTGCTGACAGCGAGACTGCAGCTAGACTGTGGGGCTCTGAGCTTCCAGTGAGGGGTGAGGACCGGGGACGCGACAAAAGCCAGCTTGCATGCGCCCATCAGCAGCCCAGTACAACCCAAGATTTCTGAAACCCCAACTTGAGTGGGGGCCACTGGGCTATGGGTGAGGGTGGGTGTAGGGAGCAGTGATGGTCCAGGTGGGGCCTGACAATGACTTCTCACTCTACATGACTTCATCTTTGCCCAAGGCTTCAATTACCTGCCAATTCGCCAGTCTCCAGGTCTCCTCTGAGCCCAAGCTCATAAGCACATCTCTCTGCAAAGCATCTCCCTCCCCGACGTGTCTCAAGGACACCTCCAGCTCAGCATATGTCAAGTGAACCACTGGACTCACTTTCTTCCCCcagactcctcctcctccccagggctCCTTGTCTCAAGACAGGGCGACATGGAAGACTGAAGACTCATCCTGGCCACTTTCCCCTCCTTGACCACCTCTCGTTTTCTCTTAAATCTCTGGGGCCTGGAGCCAGCCACATCACACTACTGCCATGGCTATCTTGGTGTTAACCACTCACTTGGACAATTTGCCTCCAAGTAtcctctcgtgtgtgtgtgtgcatgtgtgtgtgtgtcttcaagtttgtttgtttgtttgttttttttttttgaggtctggtCTCACTCttgactaggctgacctggatctcactctgtagtctcagactggccttgaactctctttcacttcctacttctgccacccaagtgctgggattaaaggcgtgcgtcacttaGTTTCAAAGCACAAAACTAAGCCACTTATCATGCCTACAACATTCTGATGGGTCCCAGATGCTTTcagaataaaaatttaacttctggggctggagagatggctcagtggctaaggtatttgactgcaaagcttaatgacctgggttcacttccccagtacccatgaaaagccagatgaacaaagtggtgcatgcatgtggaggtcatttgcaatgcagtggttggaggccttggtgtgtgctcattctctctcattctgtttgcaaaagtaaataaataaaatatttttaaattttacttttatttgagagaaaatggttgtgccaggaactccagccactgcaaatgaacttcagacacatgcacccccttgtgcatcttgctaacatgggtcctagggaattgaacctgggccctttggctttgtaggcaagcgccttaactttaagccatctctccagccctaaaatattttttaaatgaaatttctaaAGGCTCAGTGTCTAGACCAGTTCTCCTCTCATCACATCCAGCCAGGCTAGCCTTCATCTGCCATGTCCTCTTGACCCACCAGAGCACCTTTGTGCAGCTATTTGATTCCTCCTatgctcttccctctcttccccacaACTCATTCAAAGCTGTTCAGTTTTTCAGCACTTTTAGTTGAGACATCACCTCCTCAAAAACACTTTCTCTCATCTACACACTTGGTTAGGTACACCTAGTAGAGTgacttttaataatttttcttttctccttccttcatttcttttttctctatttttctttacaCTGACCCAGTGTATTTTGTGATCTAGGACAACATATGTAGATGGAAGAATAACTCTTACTTTTACTACATGACAGTAGTTTATATTATTTCACTCAAATaacattattataatatatactatTTGCTGTAGATGCATTCAAAAAATTCCTACTTCATAATCTCATAGGTCCATGCTTTTCCTTCTAAGTACTCAACACATGATTGTATTAATAGCTATCTTCCACTTAACTGTGGTCTCTGTGATGTTATGGAGCatttagtattttttctttgcCTCAGTTAGTACTTTATACTAAAATCGGTTTGTAGTTTTCCTTGTAGCATTGTTGTAGCTGTAA
Encoded here:
- the Ubap1l gene encoding ubiquitin-associated protein 1-like; translated protein: MSALDGVPFKVPKGFVTDTQPLPAPELSVPACRELLLGSMHDFSLERKALFWVEAVTREPCPDHCGDPGAASAPPAWLLLVSPEDEHRLAPAPAQVKGPEPGPQESPQEEEEAEEEMEDGDEEDATPASEEELDSSSPQPSSPSSPNPGRRRSSLDLLRSVRSELAGAGRRLSGSGLAARPRALLRRFRRQRALSLSAAPAPPATPGPGPAPPSPGAPARPSTAGAMPPLRSHKPTVASLSPYTCLPPLGGTPQPLDPHRSHPDSAADLLSALSQEEQDLIGPVVALGYPLGRAIVALQKTGRQSLSQFLRYLSARERLLQRGHEEALVDEAMEMFQFSESQAGEFLRLWEQFSDMGFQPHRIKEVLLVHGNHREQALEELVACAQ